A single window of uncultured Pseudodesulfovibrio sp. DNA harbors:
- a CDS encoding aminotransferase class IV, with translation MVKVTDSKGYIDALTAVDRPVSGKVHAFYDHSVGMICLNPEVMLMPWDDHLVHRGDGIFEVMKFVGGKLYQLDAHMERMKRSCESIFMEPPCSWEQISDLVVEVCRAGGRGTGMARVMIGRGPGGFGVDPAECPETSLYVVAYDLYIKPESAYENGVTAFKTSVPAKQSYLATIKSIDYLPNVLMKREATEKGYDYPFCYDDEGFLAEGAVENVCIVNEDGKLIIPEFTNALPGTTMLRAVDLIKDDISVIFRGIREEEILMAKEVIIVGTTGDAIPVVRYNDKPIHDVKPGPVAKRLRELLKLDLVECGIQL, from the coding sequence GTGGTAAAAGTCACTGATTCCAAAGGTTATATTGATGCCCTGACAGCCGTTGATCGGCCCGTCAGTGGTAAGGTTCACGCCTTTTATGATCATAGCGTAGGCATGATTTGCCTGAATCCTGAAGTAATGCTCATGCCATGGGATGACCACTTGGTGCATCGTGGTGATGGTATTTTTGAGGTTATGAAGTTTGTTGGCGGCAAGCTGTATCAGCTTGATGCGCACATGGAACGCATGAAGCGTTCTTGTGAATCAATCTTCATGGAGCCTCCGTGCTCTTGGGAACAAATTAGCGACTTGGTCGTGGAAGTTTGCCGCGCTGGAGGTCGAGGGACCGGAATGGCACGGGTGATGATCGGACGTGGACCGGGGGGCTTCGGTGTAGATCCGGCTGAGTGCCCTGAAACGAGCCTTTACGTGGTGGCTTATGATCTCTACATCAAGCCAGAGTCGGCCTATGAGAATGGTGTGACTGCCTTCAAGACATCGGTTCCGGCCAAGCAGTCTTATTTGGCAACCATCAAATCAATTGATTATTTGCCCAATGTTTTGATGAAGCGTGAGGCTACTGAGAAAGGGTACGATTATCCGTTTTGTTACGACGATGAAGGTTTTCTGGCCGAAGGGGCTGTTGAAAATGTTTGTATCGTCAATGAAGATGGTAAATTGATTATCCCTGAGTTCACGAATGCCTTGCCCGGTACGACGATGTTACGAGCCGTTGATCTCATTAAGGATGATATCTCTGTCATCTTCCGGGGAATTCGTGAAGAAGAGATACTGATGGCCAAAGAGGTCATTATTGTCGGGACGACTGGTGATGCAATCCCGGTTGTTCGGTATAACGACAAGCCTATTCATGATGTTAAGCCTGGTCCTGTCGCAAAGCGACTTCGAGAATTGCTCAAGTTGGATTTGGTGGAGTGTGGAATACAGTTGTAG
- a CDS encoding aspartate-semialdehyde dehydrogenase: MNKNLVVAVCGATGAVGQEMLQVLEQRDFPYSKVIPMASSRSVGKKVTCKGEELSVVELTEDSFDGVDLALFSAGGATSKKFAPIAAKAGCVVVDNSAAWRMDDECPLVVPEVNPQDLDWHKGIIANPNCSTIQMMVALKPIHDEARIKRVVVSTYQAVSGTGQKAIEELENQVRRLLSGQPVVADVYPHQIAFNCLPHIDVFMDNGYTKEEMKMVHETVKIMGDPTIKVTATCVRVPVFYGHSEAVNIETEEKLSADDVRALLAKAPGIVIEDYPEKNAYPMPVNAAGDDATYVGRIREDETIENGINMWVVSDNIRKGAALNTVQIAETLIERDLVRVP, from the coding sequence ATGAATAAGAATCTGGTAGTGGCCGTATGCGGCGCAACGGGCGCAGTCGGTCAGGAAATGTTACAGGTGTTGGAACAGCGTGATTTCCCATATAGCAAGGTCATCCCCATGGCTTCGTCGAGAAGTGTTGGCAAGAAAGTGACCTGCAAGGGTGAGGAATTGTCTGTTGTAGAATTAACCGAAGATTCTTTTGACGGCGTCGATCTGGCACTCTTTTCCGCCGGTGGCGCGACCAGTAAGAAATTCGCTCCCATTGCAGCCAAAGCCGGCTGTGTAGTGGTGGATAATTCTGCTGCCTGGCGTATGGACGACGAGTGTCCTTTAGTGGTTCCCGAAGTGAATCCGCAGGATCTTGATTGGCATAAGGGAATTATTGCCAACCCCAATTGTTCGACTATTCAGATGATGGTTGCTCTCAAGCCTATTCACGATGAAGCGCGGATTAAGCGTGTCGTTGTTTCCACATATCAAGCTGTGTCCGGTACAGGCCAGAAGGCTATTGAAGAACTGGAAAATCAGGTGCGTCGACTTCTGTCTGGTCAGCCTGTTGTTGCAGATGTATATCCGCATCAGATTGCCTTCAACTGCCTGCCACATATCGATGTCTTTATGGACAACGGATATACTAAAGAAGAAATGAAAATGGTCCATGAGACTGTTAAGATTATGGGCGATCCGACCATTAAGGTGACTGCCACCTGTGTGCGTGTCCCTGTTTTTTATGGTCACTCCGAAGCTGTGAATATCGAAACCGAGGAAAAACTGAGCGCGGATGATGTCCGTGCGTTGTTGGCAAAAGCCCCTGGTATCGTTATTGAAGATTATCCAGAGAAGAACGCCTACCCCATGCCTGTCAATGCAGCGGGTGACGATGCGACGTATGTCGGCCGTATCCGTGAGGATGAGACCATTGAGAATGGCATCAATATGTGGGTTGTTTCTGACAACATTCGTAAGGGTGCCGCATTGAACACTGTCCAGATTGCTGAGACATTGATTGAACGTGATCTGGTGCGCGTACCCTAA
- a CDS encoding SulP family inorganic anion transporter — translation MAIFKCDSCGYEREVPAKLTGKKAKCPDCGHGVVILEQLPEEEIPYDVKFEEDESLVTTGIPESLGSDGTPIESINLDKQDVQVDLDDPDDVVCAKCGHIQGAGHKGVCSKCGTPFIPVADVLEIDESDIDVSDLADVEEAQVWDAKFDGEDGGAESLDLIRDPDQWRLFRGSFTLNLYAGIVSGVLALFFVYALSLLASANAGTYDFLPYVIGTALTGVIVGSVFNAFFSRIPFGLVGPETVLTAVVFLFVGSMYRTMAMESAELVLPTLLAGVAFAAMLIGVSLLVLSKFRLGEYIRYIPLQIIGGVIGAVGVMVLLGAFDWIGRIGLDWSNSYTVITSLVNGVDAGGVLRTIGPSLIFGVVLFFALCRTKHSLFLVAMILVASGAGYAAGIWGGTDALKVLAAPVDFPEGPKMVYPLQVLNSEFFFKNIQWAVIKANSLYIGAMVVLAVLTVMYRTTRLEILRGRESDLNMEYRALGLTNIISGLCGGMPASLTYGRSCGSYASGGRGPVVGIVAGLVCGVGFCCADVVLPLIPRFVPEGLLVYAGLDLIRDWMFRTRTAFTGRSDIWLLWLTFLATLCLGLLEGIGFGVALALMVTVSRASKDGVVRNILSGANHNSNVDRASLQKRTLKEYGDHIHIMRLQGFLFLGSMERLLKDIHFRIDDRNQLPVEFLILDFKLVNGFASAAGIGFEKLRLLVARYDMELIITSAPLELEEHLEAIGLVGDQEGVFKSFLNLDYALEWCENRVLDAENMLELKQLNLPELLAPVFPETKYIPALMKVLKREVAKPGEAVFRQGDISDSMFFVESGRLDVELELEGGKIIRLKKVGPGAVFGEMGIYTLAPRSATIRAAENCVLYRMTLAKLDAIESRAPRLVTAINRFLINLLSERLIDANMRVRDLMR, via the coding sequence GTGGCGATTTTCAAATGTGATTCGTGTGGCTATGAAAGAGAAGTTCCGGCCAAATTGACCGGTAAAAAGGCCAAGTGTCCTGATTGTGGGCATGGTGTAGTTATTCTTGAGCAACTTCCCGAGGAAGAAATTCCATATGATGTGAAGTTTGAAGAGGATGAATCTCTGGTCACAACCGGCATCCCGGAGTCGCTCGGCAGTGACGGGACGCCCATAGAGTCCATTAATCTCGACAAACAAGATGTACAGGTGGATTTGGATGATCCAGATGATGTGGTTTGTGCCAAGTGCGGACATATACAGGGTGCCGGACATAAAGGAGTGTGTTCCAAATGTGGGACACCCTTTATTCCTGTGGCTGATGTGTTGGAAATTGATGAAAGTGATATCGATGTCAGTGATCTTGCCGACGTTGAAGAAGCGCAAGTGTGGGATGCAAAATTTGATGGCGAAGATGGTGGGGCTGAGAGCCTTGATCTTATACGCGATCCTGACCAGTGGCGATTATTCAGAGGGTCTTTTACTCTCAATCTGTATGCCGGGATAGTCTCAGGTGTTTTGGCGCTGTTTTTTGTTTATGCTCTTTCCTTGCTCGCTTCAGCCAATGCCGGGACATATGATTTCTTACCATATGTTATTGGCACAGCTCTTACAGGTGTGATTGTTGGAAGTGTTTTTAACGCCTTTTTTTCGAGAATTCCTTTTGGGCTGGTCGGCCCGGAAACGGTATTGACAGCCGTCGTTTTTTTATTTGTTGGGAGCATGTATCGAACCATGGCTATGGAGTCTGCCGAGCTTGTTCTTCCGACTCTTTTAGCCGGTGTTGCATTCGCGGCCATGCTTATTGGGGTGAGTCTGCTTGTTCTTTCGAAATTTCGATTGGGTGAATATATTCGATATATCCCATTGCAAATCATCGGCGGTGTCATTGGTGCGGTTGGTGTTATGGTGCTTTTGGGGGCATTTGATTGGATTGGTCGCATTGGGCTTGATTGGAGTAACTCATATACCGTCATCACCTCTTTGGTAAATGGGGTTGATGCCGGCGGAGTGCTTCGAACTATTGGTCCCAGTCTTATTTTTGGAGTAGTGCTTTTTTTCGCACTGTGTCGGACCAAACATTCGCTCTTTTTGGTGGCCATGATTCTTGTGGCATCGGGGGCAGGGTACGCGGCAGGTATTTGGGGAGGAACTGATGCGCTCAAGGTTTTGGCGGCCCCTGTTGACTTTCCTGAAGGGCCGAAGATGGTCTATCCTCTTCAAGTTTTGAATTCAGAGTTCTTTTTCAAGAATATTCAGTGGGCTGTCATTAAGGCCAACAGTTTGTATATAGGTGCCATGGTTGTACTGGCCGTTTTGACCGTCATGTACCGAACAACTCGATTGGAAATATTGCGGGGCCGGGAAAGTGATCTCAATATGGAGTATCGTGCTCTTGGTTTGACCAATATTATATCCGGTCTGTGTGGTGGGATGCCCGCTTCTCTTACGTATGGACGAAGCTGTGGCAGTTATGCATCGGGTGGCCGCGGTCCTGTTGTTGGCATTGTAGCCGGTTTGGTGTGTGGTGTTGGTTTTTGTTGTGCAGACGTTGTCCTCCCCTTGATCCCACGTTTTGTCCCTGAAGGATTACTTGTCTATGCTGGCCTTGACTTGATTCGTGACTGGATGTTTCGGACTCGGACGGCTTTTACCGGTCGATCAGATATCTGGCTTCTTTGGTTGACCTTTTTGGCGACATTGTGCCTGGGGTTGTTGGAGGGAATAGGTTTTGGTGTGGCGTTAGCCCTTATGGTTACAGTGAGTAGGGCTAGCAAGGATGGGGTTGTTCGTAATATCCTGTCCGGTGCCAATCACAACAGCAACGTTGATCGTGCCTCCCTCCAAAAACGGACATTGAAGGAGTATGGGGATCATATTCACATCATGCGTTTGCAAGGATTCCTTTTTTTAGGATCGATGGAGCGCTTGCTTAAGGATATACATTTTCGAATCGACGATCGAAATCAGTTGCCAGTAGAATTCCTTATTTTGGATTTCAAGTTGGTAAATGGTTTTGCGTCGGCTGCCGGTATAGGATTTGAAAAGTTGCGTCTTCTCGTCGCTAGGTATGATATGGAGCTTATTATAACCAGTGCTCCCTTGGAACTAGAAGAGCATTTAGAAGCAATTGGGCTTGTGGGTGATCAGGAAGGTGTTTTCAAGTCTTTTCTTAATCTGGATTACGCATTGGAATGGTGTGAGAACCGTGTGCTTGATGCGGAAAATATGCTGGAACTTAAACAGTTGAACCTGCCGGAACTTCTGGCTCCCGTATTTCCAGAAACAAAATATATTCCGGCTTTGATGAAGGTTCTCAAAAGAGAAGTGGCAAAACCTGGTGAAGCCGTATTTCGACAAGGGGATATCTCGGACTCAATGTTTTTTGTCGAATCAGGTCGACTGGATGTTGAGTTAGAGCTGGAAGGTGGTAAGATAATACGGTTGAAAAAAGTCGGTCCTGGAGCCGTGTTTGGCGAAATGGGAATTTATACTTTGGCACCGCGTTCCGCCACTATTCGAGCTGCAGAGAACTGTGTCTTGTACCGTATGACTTTGGCAAAACTTGATGCCATAGAGAGCCGGGCACCTCGACTTGTGACCGCTATCAACCGTTTCCTGATCAACCTTTTGTCGGAACGTTTGATTGACGCGAATATGCGGGTACGGGATTTGATGCGGTAA
- a CDS encoding (deoxy)nucleoside triphosphate pyrophosphohydrolase — MMKPRLEVVAGIIWRDGEYLAVQRPEGARMAGWWEFPGGKIEKNESREDALVREFQEELGVTPTEFEYWRDLEHEYDEFVVCLYFYHIHCYSGCLEMKEKQQFAWVSPSNPPTLDYLPADIVIVDALHSR, encoded by the coding sequence ATGATGAAGCCTCGTCTGGAAGTTGTGGCCGGTATTATTTGGCGTGACGGGGAGTATCTTGCCGTTCAGCGTCCTGAAGGTGCGCGTATGGCAGGCTGGTGGGAGTTTCCGGGCGGCAAGATAGAAAAGAATGAGTCACGTGAAGACGCTTTGGTCCGTGAGTTTCAGGAAGAACTCGGCGTTACTCCGACTGAGTTTGAATACTGGCGCGACCTTGAGCATGAGTATGATGAATTTGTGGTCTGTTTGTATTTTTATCATATTCATTGCTATTCTGGTTGTTTAGAAATGAAGGAAAAACAACAGTTCGCCTGGGTGAGTCCGTCTAATCCTCCTACTTTGGACTATCTTCCTGCCGATATTGTTATCGTTGACGCTCTTCATTCCCGATAA
- the metF gene encoding methylenetetrahydrofolate reductase [NAD(P)H], translating into MRVCDLIEGQSPFISLEFFPPKEKEIWPQFFEVVDQLKVLNPLFASVTYGAGGGTQDNTLEIATRMKRDHGIEPITHLTSVGASADKLDDFLRSLRDADIQNVLALRGDPPRGVENFDFDSQEFRHATDVIKYIKSHYPEMCVGGAAYPEPHFESPSIQSDLEMVNKKVQMGAQFLVTQLFFDNRVYFDYVERLKALGSYVPVIPGILPIMTLKSAKFILGLCGAAIPGKFLSSLEKAHEDGGDDAVYRLGIDYATKQAQELLDGGAPGVHLYTLNQTKACLEIGQNLKF; encoded by the coding sequence TTGCGAGTTTGTGATTTGATCGAAGGGCAGTCCCCTTTCATCTCTTTAGAGTTTTTCCCCCCCAAGGAAAAGGAAATTTGGCCTCAATTTTTTGAGGTTGTTGATCAGCTCAAGGTCCTGAATCCCTTGTTTGCATCCGTCACCTATGGTGCGGGTGGTGGGACTCAGGATAACACGTTGGAAATTGCCACCCGAATGAAACGGGATCATGGGATTGAGCCGATTACCCATTTGACCAGCGTTGGAGCATCGGCCGATAAGCTAGATGATTTTCTAAGAAGCCTTCGTGATGCTGATATCCAGAATGTTTTGGCCTTGCGTGGTGATCCCCCGCGTGGAGTGGAAAACTTCGATTTTGATTCTCAGGAATTCAGACACGCAACGGATGTTATCAAATATATCAAATCGCATTATCCAGAGATGTGCGTCGGCGGGGCAGCTTACCCAGAACCTCATTTTGAGTCACCTTCCATTCAATCTGATTTAGAAATGGTTAACAAGAAGGTTCAAATGGGAGCGCAATTCTTGGTAACGCAGTTGTTTTTCGATAATCGTGTTTATTTCGATTACGTTGAAAGACTCAAAGCTCTTGGATCTTATGTGCCTGTTATTCCAGGCATCCTGCCTATCATGACGCTTAAGTCCGCCAAGTTTATTTTGGGATTGTGTGGTGCTGCTATTCCCGGGAAGTTCCTGAGTAGTCTTGAAAAAGCTCACGAAGATGGCGGAGATGACGCCGTGTATCGTTTGGGTATCGATTATGCCACAAAGCAGGCCCAAGAACTTCTTGATGGTGGAGCACCGGGCGTTCATTTATACACGCTGAATCAGACCAAGGCTTGTCTCGAAATTGGACAGAATTTAAAGTTTTAG
- a CDS encoding glycosyltransferase family 2 protein, which produces MRLLHSISRQSTGLEDMEIIVIGNGEHAPSDPSLWQAVTGIDAIRLEEMDDAITPSAAKNIAAEQATGDKLLFLQPDYRLDPKYITTALSVFDDHPETDIMYSDYIRLAPSDKSGRPGIVQLPSFREGLLQARGFLGPAVLLTRKAWESVQGFRENTVYSDWDLWVQTALAGNHFYHVNYPLASCEHRKTSFRERAEDGRCKAMIVINNQAFFHKHTVRWALSYLRGESWAEAYSFMTIPGPIDVTRMMHDHAVKTMGVDIMTRKAVQQFDHAVTNTKVAL; this is translated from the coding sequence ATGCGACTGCTCCATTCCATTTCTCGACAGTCCACAGGACTTGAAGACATGGAAATCATCGTGATTGGCAACGGCGAACACGCTCCTTCCGATCCATCCTTGTGGCAAGCCGTCACAGGCATCGATGCAATACGTCTTGAAGAAATGGACGACGCCATCACCCCTTCAGCAGCCAAAAACATTGCAGCGGAGCAGGCTACTGGCGATAAACTCTTATTTCTTCAGCCAGACTACCGTCTTGACCCCAAATATATAACTACAGCCCTATCTGTTTTTGACGACCATCCTGAAACGGATATTATGTACTCGGACTATATTCGACTTGCTCCGTCTGACAAATCAGGACGGCCCGGTATTGTTCAACTCCCCTCCTTTCGGGAAGGATTACTTCAGGCGAGAGGTTTTCTCGGGCCAGCAGTCTTGCTGACACGTAAAGCTTGGGAAAGCGTCCAGGGCTTCAGGGAAAACACTGTATATTCCGATTGGGATTTATGGGTACAGACCGCACTGGCTGGGAATCATTTCTACCATGTTAATTACCCTCTAGCCTCCTGTGAACATCGTAAAACTTCATTCAGAGAACGCGCTGAAGATGGTCGATGCAAAGCCATGATCGTCATCAATAACCAAGCTTTTTTTCACAAACATACAGTACGTTGGGCACTCTCTTACCTTCGTGGTGAATCTTGGGCTGAAGCTTATAGTTTCATGACCATTCCAGGCCCCATTGATGTTACGCGAATGATGCACGATCACGCAGTAAAGACGATGGGTGTGGATATTATGACCAGAAAAGCTGTTCAACAATTCGATCATGCAGTGACTAACACCAAAGTTGCCCTATAA